Sequence from the uncultured Flavobacterium sp. genome:
TTTATAATCATTAACAGATTGCGAAAATCCAATAAACGAGGCTAGAAGTGCAATTAACAAAAATTTTATTTTCATAATTATAAATATTTTTTAAGTTCTAATAAATGGTTAATTTGTTTGATATTTTCAGGAGCTTCAATATTTTTTTCATTAAAGAAGATCGCATCCAGACCGGCATTCAATGCACCATTAACATCTGCATCGAGACAATCTCCAATCATAATACTACTTTCTTTTGAGGCTTGAGCCAAATTGACAGCATAATCAAAGATAATACTATTTGGTTTTTTAACACCTGCTAATTCAGAATTTGTTATTGTATTAAAATAACCTCCAAGTGCAGCATTATTTATCTTTTTATCCTGAACGGCAGCAAAACCATTAGTGATAATATGTAGTTTGTATTTTGGTTTTAGGTAATCCAAAACTTCGATTGCTCCGTCAAAAAGATAATTATTATCAGTTAAAAATTCGATATAATCATTTGCAATCTGATTAATATCTTCATCTGAAATTTCATAATTCAAAGCATCAAACGAAAGCTTTAATCTATTGTAACGCAACTCGACGTGCGTAATTTCATCGTTTTGATATAATTTCCAGCAAGCTTGGTTTATAGGAGCATATTTGGCAATAAAATCCTCGATTTTAATATCGGGAAATCTGTTCTTAAAAATACGATCAAAAGCCATTTCTGAGTTTTTATCAAAATCCCAAAGTGTGTGATCTAAATCGAAAAAAATGTCGGTAATAGTGGTATTCATAACTTATAAAATTCCTTCATCTACAAAACTATAATAATTTGTTTCAGTAATAATCAAATGATCTAAAACTTTAACATCTAAACTCTCTCCTGCAATCTTTATTTTCTTTGTAATTTCTATATCAGCATTACTCGGTTGCAGATTGCCTGATGGATGATTATGACACAAAATCAAGCCTGTAGCTTTTGTTTCAAGCGCATAATGAAAAACCAAACGTGTATCAACAATAGTTCCCGTAATCCCTCCTTTACTTAATTGTACTTTAGAAATTACTTTATTAGAATTATTCAGAAAAAGCACCCAAAATTCTTCGTGTGGTAATTCGCCAATAATGGGTTGCATAATTTCGAAAACTGATTTGCTTGATGTAATTTTCTTTATAAATTCAGCTGCATCTTCAGATCTTCGGCGGCGGCCTAATTCTAAAGCAGCAATAATAGTAATAGCCTTTGCCTCTCCTATTCCTTTAAAATTCATCAATTGAGATAGAGATAATTTTCCTAAAGAATTTAAACTATCTACGCTGGCTAAAATTCTTTTACTTAAATCAACTGCAGATTCGTTACGACTTCCTGATCCAATTAAAATAGCAATTAATTCAGCATCGCTTAAAGCATCAATCCCTTTTAGCATTAGTTTTTCTCGCGGGCGATCGTCTTCTGACCAATCTGAAATTGGAAAATAACCTTCTTTCATAGTAGTCAGTAATTATATAGATTTACGCATACAAACACTATTTTTTAAACCTATATAAGGTTCGTAATTCTCTACAATTTCAAATCCCAATTTTTGATATAAACCAATAGCTTCAATTTGTTTATAAAGCGTTTCTAAAATCATAGTTTTAAAACCCTGCTTCTTCGCCTCTATTTCTAATTCTTTAATAACTTTCTGAGCCAATCCCAAACCTCTTGCTTCAGGCAAAACAAACATTCGTTTTAGCTCAACTGTATTCTCATTATACTTTTTGAAGCAACCACTCGCAACGAGTTTTCCTTCTAAATAAATAAGAACAACATTATCATTAAATTCAATCAAATTATTGCCCCAATAATCCTTCTTTAATTCCGGATAACGTTCCCATAAAAAAGTATCAAATATTTTGATCAGCGTTACAAAATCCGGATTCTCACTTGTTGTCTTTACAACCTCTATTCTTGAATTCATTTTACTATAATCTTAAAAGGCGAATATATCTAAAAAATAAGAAAAATCACTCATAAAAGTAATTCCTATTTTCAAATTAACTAATTTTAGAATCAAATCATCAATCCAATCAACTTAATCACAAAAAGAATGAAATCTGTATCAACTTTGATAATCCTATTTTTACTCTTTTCTTGTAATCAGAAAGAAAAAAGTAATGCTTACGCTAAAAATGAAGTACAACAAACTAATACTTTTGCCGACAAATTATCGAATGCGGCACTCTCAATAATTGATCCTTCTGTGGATTATGATCCTGCTTATTTCTCGATCGAATATCCAAACGGAGATGTTCCTGCAAACAAAGGGGTTTGTACCGATGTTGTAATTCGGTCTTACCGAAAGTTAGGCATTGATTTGCAAAAAGAAGTTCACGAAGACATGATCGCACATTTTGCAGAATATCCCAATTTAGAAAAATGGGGAATGACTAAAACCGATACAAATATCGACCACAGAAGAGTACCAAACTTAGAAATCTTTTTTGAAAGAAACGGAGAAAAACTTGTTATAACAGAAGATCCAAAAGATTATAAAACCGGAGAAATTGTAACGTGGCTAATTAATAATAAATTACCTCATATTGGAATTGTGACGAATAAAAAGTCAAAAGACGGAAAACGAAATCTAATCGTACATAATGTTGGCAACGGACAAGTTCTGCAAGATTGTTTATTTGACTATAAAATAGTTGGGCACTACAGATATTGGAAATAAAAATATTGCAAATCAAATTCGTTTTTATCCGCGTTTTTACGAAGTAAATCTGTTTTATCCGTGTCAAAATTAGATGCTGATTTTACAGATTCGCTAAAGCGAAAACGCTGATAAAAACTGATTTTTCTAATTACTTTCTTAATTAAACGATTAAGTAATTTTATAGATTTCTTCTTAACTTAATGACATTGAGTTTCGGGACCAAATTCCAGCTTGAACAATATCTTTTAAAAAACAAATTCCAAAAAAAATGCCAATTACAAAACTACAATTGGCACATTATCTCATTATCAAATTGACTAATTATCTAATTAATCAACCCTTTTACTTCATCAAAATTTAAACCTCCGTAATTTCCTGAACTCATCAATAATAAAGCTGAATTTTCAAGATTTAAATTGAATAAATATTCTTTAAATTCTGCTGGATTGGTATAAATAATTAAATCTTCACGATTAAAAGAACTTGCAATTTGTTCGTAAGTCACTTCTTCTAATTGCTTAATTTTTACAGCGTCAGGCGAATAAAAAACAACCGCAACATCTGCATATTCCAAAGCACCTTCATATTCTTTAAGAAATTCAGCATTCAAACTACTGTAAGTATGCAATTCTAAACACGCAACCAAAGTTCTGTTTGGATATTGCTCTTTCACCGCTTTTGTCGTTGCAGCAACTTTACTTGGCGAATGTGCAAAATCTTTATAAGCAACTTTTCCTTTTCCTTCAGCAATTTTTTCTAAACGTTTCGATGCACCTTTAAAACTTGCAATTGCTTCGTAAAAATCAGCTTCGTCAACGCCCATGTTTTGGCAAATCCATTTTGCTCCGGCAAGATTATTTAAATTATGCGCACCAAAAACTTCGATTGGCATATCGCCCTCCGGAGTTTCCAATAAAGTTACGCCATCGCTAACTGTATATTTTGGAGTCGAATATGCTAATTTACGAATTGGATTTGTAGCCGCTTCTGCAACACGTTTTACCTCAGAATCGTCTTCGTTATAAACTAAGATTCCTCCATTTGTAATTTTAGCAATAAAAATCTCGAATTGCTCTACATAATTTTCATACGTTGGAAAAACATTAATATGATCCCACGCAATTCCAGAAATTAAAGCAATATTTGGTTGATACAAATGAAACTTTGGACGTCTGTCAATTGGAGAAGATAAGTATTCGTCACCTTCCAAAACCATAAAATCATTTTCCTCAGTAAGATGCACCATAGTATCAAAACCTTCTAATTGTGCTCCAACCATATAATCAACCTCGATATTATGATAATGCATTACGTGCAAAATCATCGAAGTAATTGTAGTTTTTCCGTGAGAACCACCAATTACTACACGCGTTTTATTCTTAGATTGTTCGTATAAAAATTCTGGATACGAATAAATTTTCAAACCTAATTCCTGCGCTTTAAGCAATTCCGGATTATCCGCTTTAGCGTGCATTCCAAGAATTATTGCATCAATATCAGCAGTGATTTTTTCAGGAAACCAACCTAATTCTGCAGGCAAAATTCCTTTTTTCTCTAATCTTGATTTTGATGGTTCAAAAATAGCATCATCGCTTCCTGTAACCTGATATCCTTTGTTATGCAATGCCAATGCCAAGTTGTGCATTGCGCTCCCGCCTATTGCGATGAAATGTGTTCTCATTTAAATTCCAATTTTTTATCCCGAAGCATCCGGACCAAATTCCAATTATTTCATGGAATTCAACCTTGAGATTTGATCTCTATGCTTCAACTTTTCTTTTTAATTCCTGTGCCTTTTTAGGGTCTTTTAATTTATTCAAATATAAATTATATAATTTTTGAAATGTGACTTTTGATTTACCAATTTCATTTGCTTTTATATAATTTTTTTCTGCCGATGTATATCTCTTAAAATATTCGTCAATTCTTCCTCTGGACAAGTAACCATCAACAGGCGAAAATTGCGCCAATTCATTCGAATATCCAATTGCTTTTGATTCGCTTCCTCCCAAAATTCCAGGCAATTGCAAGTATATTTCGATCAAAGCCCATCTCGCCTGAACGTGTTTTGGATTTAAAACAATTGCTTTTTCAAACGCCTGTTTCATGCCATCAACCATCGTAAAAGCTTTTAGTTTATTCACTTCCATCGCTCTCATCGCCAAACAACCGCCATATTTAAAGAAATAATCAGCTTCAGTAGGTTTCAATTCCTTGAGCTTTTTGAAATATTCAGCTCCTTTTACCCAAGATTTTTGATGCGCTTCAATTTCGCCCAAATAATCAAGTGTCTTTATATCCAAAGGTTTTGTTTTTAAAATTCCTTCAAAAATAACTTGCGCTTCGTCATATTTTTTAGCCTGAAACAACTTTTCGCCTTTTTCAAAATTCGATTGTGACCATCCTAAAATGGGCATTAATAAAAAAAGAAATAGTAGTTTTTTCATGTTTCAAAAATAAGGAAATATAAAATGTATCATTTGCTTTTAGAGATAAATTAGTAATTTGTACGAAATTTATTTTATCACGTTACCAACCTTTATTCCAAAATTGCACTCTATATACCAAAACTGACTTATGAAAAATATCTTATTTGTTTTCTTATTATTCACAACAGCCTTATTTGCACAACAAACAGATAAAAAATGGACAAAAGTTACCACTTACGAAAATGATGGCAAAATAAAATCAGCCAGCAAAATTGTGAATCAGATTTACAAAAAAGCTGTATCCAAAAAAGATGAAATTCAAATGATAAAATGTTTCTTTTATCAATCTAAATATCTTCAGGTAGTTGACGAAAATGCGAAAACTAAAATTTTAAATAATCTTAAAAAAGATATTAATAGAGTTTCGATTCCATCGAAAGCGATTTTGAATTTGGTGTATGCAAAATGTCTGGATAATTATTCTAGTTACGACTATGCAGTCGAGGCCGTTGATAGTGCCGTTGCTTTTGTAGATGAAGCTTCTGCAATAATAGATACAACTGCCGCAACAATAGATACTTCCAGAATTGACGGTATAGCAACCCCGAAATCGAATAATACAAACATTGATTTTTCATCTGAAAAGGAAGTCATAGCTCTTTTTGAAAAAACATTAGAAAACGAAGCAATTCTAAAAGCAACGGCTTTAACAAATTACAAAGCTATTTTTGAGTTTTTAACCATCGAAAAACTAAAAACAGAAAATCTATATGATTATCTTCTTAAAGAAAATATTCAGTTTTTTAGTCAAAAAATCGAACGATGGGAAATTGAAAATAGTGAAATTACTCCATATAAAAATGAATTTTTAGGCAATTCAGACCTTTTTATAAAACTAAATTTGAGTTCAATAAAAGACGAAAGTTTTAGAAAAGTACTCTCTTTATATCAAAAGCTGGAAATAAGTAATCCCTCTTTAGAAAATCAATTTAACCGTATTATATTCTGCAGCGAATTTTTGCCCGAACCTGATAATGATTTAACAAAGTATCTAAACGAATTTCAGCAACATTCTAACGATCCAATTCTTACTCAAAAAATTCTACTAAAAAAAGCTGAAATTCTAAAAGATCAAGCTTCAAGAGAATTACATCCCGATTATAATATCGAAGCAGTAAAACTATATGACGAAGTAATAAAAATTAATAGTCAAAGTAATTCTGCTCAATTTGCTTTACAACAAAAGCAATATGTTACCTCAAAATACGTAGAAGTTGAACTTCAAAAACATATTTATAACAATGAAAACACCAGAGCATTTATTAGTTATAATAATATAAATGATTTAAAAATATCTTTCTACAAAATAGATCAAAAAATATTCAAAGGTCTTCTGGATACAGTCGCAAAAGGCAAAAGAGATAGCTTAGCTGAGATAATTACAAAACACCAAATTAAAATCGTATCTAAAGATTATCTTCTACAAAACAAAAATGATTATTTTAGATACTCTACAGAAGTTCTTTTACCACAGTTAGAAACCGGAAATTATTTGGTTTATTTTGAAGGTGAATCTGATGAAAAAGGTAAAAATGGCACTACTTATGAAACTATTACAGTTTCGAATTTGAGTGCTCTGGCATCTCAGGAAAACGACGAAGAAAACTTTCAGGTTCTGGATCGAAAAACAGGAAAACCACTAGAAAACGTAACTATAAAATCATCTAATTATACGCTTAAAACAGATGCAAACGGATTAGCTTCTTATACAGGAGCCAGTAACTACAGTTATAATGAACAAATTGAATTTTCATTAGGAAATGATACTATTTTAGCGAGCAAAAGTTACATTCGATTCACTCAGAAATACACCGAAAAGGAAGATCAAACTTTAAACGGTAAAGCCGAGTTTTATTTAGATCGCGCTATTTATCGTCCTGGACAAACTGTTTATTATAAAGGAATCGCAATTCAAAAACAAAAAAACAAAACGAGCATTGTTGCCAACACTTCTTTTAAAATCATTGTAAAAGATGCCAATTATCAAAACATTAAAGAATTTGAAGTTACTACAAATGAATTTGGTTCGTTTTTTGGCGAATTTGTTTTACCCAAAAATAGCTTAACGGGTAACTACAACATGTTTGTATTAATGCCCGAAGATTATGCAAAAAAAGACATTACTTTAAGCAATAAACCAAATGAAGCCTTTTGGAAAAACGTAAAATTTGAAGGTTATTCCATTAATTTTAAAGTTGAAGAATACAAACGTCCAAAATTCAAGGTAGATTTTGATCCTAAAAAAGAAAGTTATCAGGTTAATCAATCTATTAAAGCAAATGGAATTGCAAAGGCATTTGCCGGAAGCAATATTTCTGATGCAAAAGTGACTTATAAAGTAGATAGATTTGTAAGTTATTTTAGAAATTATTACGGACAGGAACAGAATGAAACTATAGCAACAGGCGAAACGAAAACCGATGCATCTGGAAAATTTGTAATAGAGTTTGTTGCGCAACCTGCTAAAAATGCCGTAAAAGAAAAATTACCGGTTTTTAATTATAGAATAACTGCAGATGTTACTGATATCAATGGTGAAACTCATACATCAGAAACTATTGTAAAAGTAGGTTTTCATGATTTGATTATCAACGCGAGCATTCCAAATCATATCGAAACCAAAGACAAAAATGAAATTACACTTTCGAGCACTAATTTAAATGGAGAATTTCTTGCAGCAAAAGGCGAAATTAAATTGTATTTCGTAAGCCCTTTTGCAAATAAATTCAAAGAGCAAATTTGGTCAAAACCAGACTACGAAACCATTTCTACAGCTGATTTTGAAAGATTATTTCCTTATGAAATACGCGAAAGCAAAACAGAAAAAAAACCTGAAACTTTGTTGTTCTCTAAAAAAATAGACACTCAAAAAGACAAAAAAATAGCTCTTGATTTTATTTCAAATTACAAATCCGGGAACTATAAAATTGTGTTTTCTGCAAAAGACACTTTTAACAATCCAATAGAATCTATTTCGGAATTTGAAATCAAACAAAGCAAAGACAAATTCAATCCAAGTAAATTATTTACTGCAGAACAAATTAATAGTGATCCTAAAAAAGATGGCTTTATCGAAGTCAAACTTTCCTCAGTAATTCCAGAGCTTTACATCACTACAAGCGGAAATTATAACACTCAAACTTATTTTGAAAGTATTTCGCATTTACAAAATAATGAGGTAACAATCAAAATTCCGTTAAAAACGGGATTCGAAAAATCAGTACGTTTAGGCTTTCAAAGCGTTTTTGATAACGAAATTTTTGAGAGTGAAATCGACGTAAAATTAAAAACAGAAGAAGCTAAACTAGAATTAATCGTCGAAAGTTTTAGAAACAAAATCGAACCAGGAAGCACTGAAAAATGGTCATTTAAACTAAAATCACTAAATGCCAAGAATGAAGCCGAAGTATTAGCTTCTATGTATGACAGCTCTTTAGATCAATTTACAAAAAGAGATTGGAATCTTTTAAATATAAATAATTATGGATACAACAGTCCAAATTTCAAATCTGGTATTGGTTTTGAACAAGCGCATTCTATTTTAGAAAACCTGAATACATTAGAATTTACCCACAAATTCTACAAAGAAGAAACACAATTAAACTGGTTTGGATTTGACATAAACAATAGTCGATATGGTGATTCTCTTCTCTACTCTATAGCTGAAATAAAAGACAAAAAAGTAGGTAGTGAAACAATAAAAGGAGATCCGGATGCAGTTTTAGCAGATGACGAATCTGTTGCTTATGGAGTTGCTGCTATTACTCTTCCTGCTCCTAAAGTAGATCAGGTAAGATTTGTAAAACCTGCACATATGACGGCTGCAGATTCTTTAAACGACCCGGAATATTATTTTCAAACTAACAAAGTAAAATTTATTCCTGGAAAAAAAATCATTAGCGGTCTAACTTCGATGGTTGTAGATAAATCTACTTTATATGTAATTGATGGAGAAATATCATCTGAAGATAATTTCAAAAAAATAAATCCTGATGATCTTCTTGATATCGAATTTTTAACGGCTGAAAAAGCAAAAGTACTTTACGGAAGCAAAGGCGCAAATGGCGTAATTATCATCACAACCAAAAAATCTTTAGAAGAACTAACAAAAGTAAAAGCAAGAAAAAATCTTTCTGAAACCGCTTTCTTCTTACCGAATTTAAAAACTGATTCTACAGGAAAAGTAAGCTTCAATTTTACTTCTCCCGAAGCTTTAACTACTTGGAAACTTCGTTTATTGGCACATAATAAAGATGCTGTTTCGGGATATTTAGAGAAAAGTGTGGTAACTCAAAAAGAATTGATGGTTTTACCGAATTTCCCACGTTTCTTTAGAGAGAAAGATACGATTGTAATCTCTGCTAAAATTTCGAATATTACGGATAAAGCAAAAACCGGAATCGCCATTTTACAGTTTTTTGATGCTACAACAATGCAGCCTATTGACGCAAAAATGCTAAACGCAAAAAACGTCAGAAACTTTACTGTTGGCGCATTCGGAAATACTGTGGCAACTTGGACTATTTCGATTCCGGAAGGTTTGCAAGGTGTTCAATATAAAATTTTGGCAAAATCTGGTGATTTCTCAGATGGAGAAGAAAACATACTTCCTGTTCTAACAAACAATATGTTGATTACTGAAAGTATTCCGATTTGGGTTCGCGAGAATTCGACTAAAGAATATACGTTTGAGAATTTAAAAAACAATACTTCTACAACTTTAAAAAATCATCAGCTTACTTTAGAATACACCTCAAATCCGGCTTGGATTGCGATTCAGTCTTTACCTTATTTAATGGAATATGAACACGAATGTGCCGAACAGACTTTTGCTCGTTTTTATGCCAATGCTTTGGCTTCAGAAATCATTTCAAGTAATCCGAAGATTGCAACGGTTTTCGAAAATTGGAGAAAAAACGGAAAACTAAATTCAAAATTAGAAGAAAATGAAGAACTAAAATCAATCATTCTTGCCGAAACACCTTGGTTAAATGACGCTCAAAGCGAAGATGAGAAGAAAAAGAATCTCGCACTTTTATTCGATTTAGAAAAAATGAAAACTTCTCAGGAAACTACTTTCGATAAATTAAAACAGAAACAAAAACCATCGGGAGGGTTTTCATGGTTTGACGGAAGTGACGAAAGCGAATATATTACGAGACATATTTTGGCAGGTTTAGGTCATTTATCAAAATTGGATAAATCTGAAAATAACGCTACTAAAATAAATCAAATTGCCGAAAAAGGAGTTCCTTTTTTAGACAACAAATTTCTGGAATATTATAAAAATCAGTCTAAAAACTTAAAAAAATCAGAAAAACTAATTTGGATTAATCCGTATTCAGATTTGCATTATTTATACACCAGAAGTTTTTATTTAGACAAATATCCACTTTCAGATACTTTAAAAAAAGCGACAAAATTATATCTGGAAACTGCTAAAAAAGATTGGCTAAATTATTCGCTTTACGAAAAAGGATTAGCTGCTTTGACTTTAAATCGTTTTGGAGAAAAAGATATAGCCAAAAAAATCATAGAAAGTCTAAAAGAAACGGCTTCGAATAATGAAGATTGGGGAATGTATTGGATTGCCAACAAAGCGGGTTGGTATTGGTATCAGGCGCCTATTGAAACTCAGGCTTTATTGATTGAGGCTTTCGCCGAAGTAAATAACGACACCAAATCTGTTGATGCGATGAAAGTCTGGTTATTAAAAAACAAACAAACCAAAAACTGGCCAACAACAAAATCTACCACAGAAGCTGTCTATGCTTTATTGATACAAGGCAATGATTGGCTAAGCGTAAAAGATAATACGGTTATTAAAATTGGCGGCGAAAAGATCTTAACCAAAAAATTAGCCGAAAACGAAAAAGAAGCTGAAACAGGTTACATCAAACTGAACTGGAAAACGGATGAAGTTAAAAAAGAAATGGCTTCAATAAGCATTCAGAACAAATCGAAGGTTCCAGGATTTGGAGGTGTTTATTGGCAATACTTTGAAGATTTGGATAAAATCAAAAACAATTCTGGTGCTATTTTATCTGTTTCGAAAGAATTATATTTAAAGAAAAACTCGCTTAAAGGAGATCAATTAGAAAAAATTACAACCAAAAATCCATTGAAAACTGGCGATTTAGTTACCGTAAGATTAGTCATAAAATCGAAAGAAGACATGGAATTTG
This genomic interval carries:
- a CDS encoding YjjG family noncanonical pyrimidine nucleotidase, translated to MNTTITDIFFDLDHTLWDFDKNSEMAFDRIFKNRFPDIKIEDFIAKYAPINQACWKLYQNDEITHVELRYNRLKLSFDALNYEISDEDINQIANDYIEFLTDNNYLFDGAIEVLDYLKPKYKLHIITNGFAAVQDKKINNAALGGYFNTITNSELAGVKKPNSIIFDYAVNLAQASKESSIMIGDCLDADVNGALNAGLDAIFFNEKNIEAPENIKQINHLLELKKYL
- a CDS encoding alpha-2-macroglobulin family protein, producing the protein MKNILFVFLLFTTALFAQQTDKKWTKVTTYENDGKIKSASKIVNQIYKKAVSKKDEIQMIKCFFYQSKYLQVVDENAKTKILNNLKKDINRVSIPSKAILNLVYAKCLDNYSSYDYAVEAVDSAVAFVDEASAIIDTTAATIDTSRIDGIATPKSNNTNIDFSSEKEVIALFEKTLENEAILKATALTNYKAIFEFLTIEKLKTENLYDYLLKENIQFFSQKIERWEIENSEITPYKNEFLGNSDLFIKLNLSSIKDESFRKVLSLYQKLEISNPSLENQFNRIIFCSEFLPEPDNDLTKYLNEFQQHSNDPILTQKILLKKAEILKDQASRELHPDYNIEAVKLYDEVIKINSQSNSAQFALQQKQYVTSKYVEVELQKHIYNNENTRAFISYNNINDLKISFYKIDQKIFKGLLDTVAKGKRDSLAEIITKHQIKIVSKDYLLQNKNDYFRYSTEVLLPQLETGNYLVYFEGESDEKGKNGTTYETITVSNLSALASQENDEENFQVLDRKTGKPLENVTIKSSNYTLKTDANGLASYTGASNYSYNEQIEFSLGNDTILASKSYIRFTQKYTEKEDQTLNGKAEFYLDRAIYRPGQTVYYKGIAIQKQKNKTSIVANTSFKIIVKDANYQNIKEFEVTTNEFGSFFGEFVLPKNSLTGNYNMFVLMPEDYAKKDITLSNKPNEAFWKNVKFEGYSINFKVEEYKRPKFKVDFDPKKESYQVNQSIKANGIAKAFAGSNISDAKVTYKVDRFVSYFRNYYGQEQNETIATGETKTDASGKFVIEFVAQPAKNAVKEKLPVFNYRITADVTDINGETHTSETIVKVGFHDLIINASIPNHIETKDKNEITLSSTNLNGEFLAAKGEIKLYFVSPFANKFKEQIWSKPDYETISTADFERLFPYEIRESKTEKKPETLLFSKKIDTQKDKKIALDFISNYKSGNYKIVFSAKDTFNNPIESISEFEIKQSKDKFNPSKLFTAEQINSDPKKDGFIEVKLSSVIPELYITTSGNYNTQTYFESISHLQNNEVTIKIPLKTGFEKSVRLGFQSVFDNEIFESEIDVKLKTEEAKLELIVESFRNKIEPGSTEKWSFKLKSLNAKNEAEVLASMYDSSLDQFTKRDWNLLNINNYGYNSPNFKSGIGFEQAHSILENLNTLEFTHKFYKEETQLNWFGFDINNSRYGDSLLYSIAEIKDKKVGSETIKGDPDAVLADDESVAYGVAAITLPAPKVDQVRFVKPAHMTAADSLNDPEYYFQTNKVKFIPGKKIISGLTSMVVDKSTLYVIDGEISSEDNFKKINPDDLLDIEFLTAEKAKVLYGSKGANGVIIITTKKSLEELTKVKARKNLSETAFFLPNLKTDSTGKVSFNFTSPEALTTWKLRLLAHNKDAVSGYLEKSVVTQKELMVLPNFPRFFREKDTIVISAKISNITDKAKTGIAILQFFDATTMQPIDAKMLNAKNVRNFTVGAFGNTVATWTISIPEGLQGVQYKILAKSGDFSDGEENILPVLTNNMLITESIPIWVRENSTKEYTFENLKNNTSTTLKNHQLTLEYTSNPAWIAIQSLPYLMEYEHECAEQTFARFYANALASEIISSNPKIATVFENWRKNGKLNSKLEENEELKSIILAETPWLNDAQSEDEKKKNLALLFDLEKMKTSQETTFDKLKQKQKPSGGFSWFDGSDESEYITRHILAGLGHLSKLDKSENNATKINQIAEKGVPFLDNKFLEYYKNQSKNLKKSEKLIWINPYSDLHYLYTRSFYLDKYPLSDTLKKATKLYLETAKKDWLNYSLYEKGLAALTLNRFGEKDIAKKIIESLKETASNNEDWGMYWIANKAGWYWYQAPIETQALLIEAFAEVNNDTKSVDAMKVWLLKNKQTKNWPTTKSTTEAVYALLIQGNDWLSVKDNTVIKIGGEKILTKKLAENEKEAETGYIKLNWKTDEVKKEMASISIQNKSKVPGFGGVYWQYFEDLDKIKNNSGAILSVSKELYLKKNSLKGDQLEKITTKNPLKTGDLVTVRLVIKSKEDMEFVHLKDMRASCFEPVNVLSEYKYKDRLGYYMSTKDAATHFFFDRIDKGTYVIEYDIRVNNNGEFSNGITTIESMYAPEFSSHTKGIRVKVN
- a CDS encoding DUF1287 domain-containing protein translates to MKSVSTLIILFLLFSCNQKEKSNAYAKNEVQQTNTFADKLSNAALSIIDPSVDYDPAYFSIEYPNGDVPANKGVCTDVVIRSYRKLGIDLQKEVHEDMIAHFAEYPNLEKWGMTKTDTNIDHRRVPNLEIFFERNGEKLVITEDPKDYKTGEIVTWLINNKLPHIGIVTNKKSKDGKRNLIVHNVGNGQVLQDCLFDYKIVGHYRYWK
- a CDS encoding Mur ligase family protein codes for the protein MRTHFIAIGGSAMHNLALALHNKGYQVTGSDDAIFEPSKSRLEKKGILPAELGWFPEKITADIDAIILGMHAKADNPELLKAQELGLKIYSYPEFLYEQSKNKTRVVIGGSHGKTTITSMILHVMHYHNIEVDYMVGAQLEGFDTMVHLTEENDFMVLEGDEYLSSPIDRRPKFHLYQPNIALISGIAWDHINVFPTYENYVEQFEIFIAKITNGGILVYNEDDSEVKRVAEAATNPIRKLAYSTPKYTVSDGVTLLETPEGDMPIEVFGAHNLNNLAGAKWICQNMGVDEADFYEAIASFKGASKRLEKIAEGKGKVAYKDFAHSPSKVAATTKAVKEQYPNRTLVACLELHTYSSLNAEFLKEYEGALEYADVAVVFYSPDAVKIKQLEEVTYEQIASSFNREDLIIYTNPAEFKEYLFNLNLENSALLLMSSGNYGGLNFDEVKGLIN
- the radC gene encoding DNA repair protein RadC — translated: MKEGYFPISDWSEDDRPREKLMLKGIDALSDAELIAILIGSGSRNESAVDLSKRILASVDSLNSLGKLSLSQLMNFKGIGEAKAITIIAALELGRRRRSEDAAEFIKKITSSKSVFEIMQPIIGELPHEEFWVLFLNNSNKVISKVQLSKGGITGTIVDTRLVFHYALETKATGLILCHNHPSGNLQPSNADIEITKKIKIAGESLDVKVLDHLIITETNYYSFVDEGIL
- a CDS encoding GNAT family N-acetyltransferase, producing MNSRIEVVKTTSENPDFVTLIKIFDTFLWERYPELKKDYWGNNLIEFNDNVVLIYLEGKLVASGCFKKYNENTVELKRMFVLPEARGLGLAQKVIKELEIEAKKQGFKTMILETLYKQIEAIGLYQKLGFEIVENYEPYIGLKNSVCMRKSI